The Magallana gigas chromosome 6, xbMagGiga1.1, whole genome shotgun sequence genome includes the window gctacaattattataaagatattattcataaaatgaatatatttctatacatctatgcattgaaatatgcattaaagtagcatttgaaaattatttaatatgtctttaaaattattaagtataaaattcatttatctataaaactcttacatttctgtatatttattatgcaaaatagtatttaaaactattaagtagtataattatgattttcatagagtacgttttctcttggagaaaacgtacccgggtacgttttctcctggagaaaacgtaccctagagattgggtacgttttctcctgggtacgttttctcttgggtacgttttctcctgatacccttgtaaattctttttttttcattcatctcCGTGTTAGAGAATGTTAACTCAATCAGCCAGTGAACAATTTTTTTGCTATTGTAATCCAATCGCAAAAATTTCAATGCATTGCTATTGACACCAATACACACTCATTCAGACATAATATTAATAAGTAATAGCTATAGACTCTACCACATAATttcagcgagattcgtcgatACTGAAATTTTTTTACCGAAGGAATCGGATTGCTGCTACTCAGTCGGTCAAAGCGTTCACAACCCTCTTCCTCGGATAACAAGCTGTTCATTTGCACTTAGAGTCGGCTTTCTGACTTTTTCTCATTGTTTTAAGATTAAAAGGATTGGCTGTCTGCAGTCTATAAAATGAAGTTTTGTGTCCACAAGAAAAAGCCGATGAGTTATGTTGGTAATTAACTTAAATATTTAACGGTAAATTTCAATGTAGGTGCAGCACGACTGTGTTACAAGTACAATCAAACTCGTAAAACATACAGACTGAAAAAATTCGAATaagttaaagttttgaaattttggaGCGAGCACCTTTCCAAGAATGATGATACATACACGCCATGTCATGTATCATACGTCATACGTGTATATTGCATTGGTTTTTAGTTTTCTTCGTCAAAACAGtaatagattaaaaaaagatgttGACCAATTCCTTACTCATATATAAAGATGGAACCAGACAAGGTCTTTCGAGGTATACATGGGATATGACGAAAATCAGTCCGTGGAGTCCGTGCAATACGTGTTGTGATTGTAGCGGAAGTTTCAAACGATCACGAAATACACGCGGTAATCATCGCATAAATAACACGTAAAAGTAAAGATTATAGACTTCATTTGACATTTGTGAACATTTTCTGAAGTACAATGTACTTGAATAAAAGTTGTCACTTTATGACATGGACATGCTGAAATATGCGTTTGAAGGAGGGTGTAAAAAGGTTAATGGAATACTAAGTTCGTAGAAATTCGGCGCGGCATGGCATTTGGATTGACGCGTTCACCCTAAAAACCACTGTGTTTGGTATTCAtctgaaaaataagaaattttaagAAGATGCAAAATCCCGGTAGACCTTTTAATTTTGGCTGTGTATTGCATGCACGGATCTAGAGGAGGggtcgtggggggggggggggtccccctccggaaaatgaaaatttattgaatattgaatttgcatagtaaaattatcaaatatgcctcgcccccccccccccccccccccccggattcgGAATTTCATGATctagggaattttttttctaggtATGAGTTTTTTTGGAGATATACTACGtacgtcccccccccccccatgattttgggaatatttttttttctatttatgatttttttagctATAGGTATACTACGTATGAATACTATAAATTTATGTCTTTCTACCATGTGACGTTGCGTTTTGCCAGCTTCAAGCACCCTTACCGCCCTGTAGTGTACCGTTCGTCCATTTTCATACGCCATCTGATAAACAAGTGTCTAATCATGTTTCCTGACCAAAACTGTGAAACTTCTGTATgttcaacaaacaaaaaaactttatacCATTCTTTGATCCACTCACCTACTGACGCGTCGATCTTTCTTTGAcaatttacagaaaaaattaaacaggcGTCACTCTTGAAAGCAAGGAGTCGTATGAATGACATGTCCGTCCTGCCGTCGGTCCGTCTGTAAATGTTTCACAGCTTttacttcttctctagaaccaccgGGCCAGATTTAACCAAACTGTGggataaattgttaaaacaaaggGCAAAACCCttttttaaagggagataattgctttaaaaaataggacatgtgtctttaaaaaaaaaccgtccAATTTGACAACTTAATTAGTAATTTctatattgttaaaatcgtgaccccggaCTAAGAGTAGTTCAAagtttaatttagaaatatataggaaaaatgttgaaaaatcttctcaagaacttcaTTGTTACAATATGTGAGAAGATTattatgcaagcatcctcaggtggtgtatagattctaaattgttaaaactgtgacccccggaccaattctaatgccccaagaggggttcaaagtttaaaattcaaatatataaggaatatgttttaaaatattctaccCAATAACTACACTGCTACAATGAGTGAGACTACTAAGCAAGTATCCTAATATAGTGTAGgttctaaatatttaaaacctTGACCCACGGACCAATACGGATGTCCCATAATGGGTTCTAAGCTTAAtatcatagaaatatataattatgtatgcaaaatgattaaaaatcttcttctctagaactacaatgctacgtttggttatttttattatgttaacATTCTCAAATCTTCATACTAGTATCATTGACACAGTGACCTTCTTTCACTATTTATGGTTATTTATggttcatttttacaattttttaactttaatacGTTGAGGCCTTGGATAATCAGATTGTACAGTTGATGCCTCTTAGTTCTAAGGgtatgatgataaaaaaaagtagacTTCTTTTTATGCATTGTTGAATGTATTGTCAAATCTTGGAATATATGAAAGTTTTACgacatttttaaagagttaacgtttcattttaaaaattacgaTTTAGCTTGagctgttgttcaggtgagagATGCGGTCAATGGGtgtcttatttttaataatacatttatacacCTAAATAATCTGAAATGAACACCGAGCATTgcaataaaatacataaaaaacacacccttttcaatattatacaCTTATTAAGTGGTTGTGCgtattatatctttatattttatcaaacccGAGACGGTTACTACCGGTATATAGTTTCTGTCTCTGATATCCCACACAGAGCCATGAGATCATATTAATTCATATGCTAGAACTAGTATAGACTCtggcaaaaacaaaaaacaaaacacgaaTACACGAATCACTTCTAAACAGTTAAAAAAGAAACGACCAGTCCGCCTACAAATAtattcattacatgtacatgattataCAGTGTGATTACATGTACGTTGTCTGCTGGTAAATTCGGGTGGCCGCTTATTTCaggaaaaatatacaatttataaggaaaggagtgggggggggggggggggcaaaaagtGGTCGTTCATTTCAAGTGGCCGCAAAGAGATTTTTGactgtacatatacatttcaTTATCGCCTTTATATGCATTGTTTAGCTAATGAGATATCAACTTGATCGAATTCAGCTACCACTGATAAATGATGATTGGTGAATGATTTCCTAGacacccacccccaccccaaagAAAAAATCCTGCATTCTTTCTCATTAGTGGTATGTGGGTAAATGTCTATACATAAATGCATATAGTTGCAATGGAAGCagaatatcttaaaatatattacatatataaatatatataattgtttttccccattttttatttatttttcaattgttaaCATGCTGTTATAAGGTTACGATAGAACTGCTTTGAACACACATTGTTTAGTGCTTATCAAACCGggtaaaatgttttgaaaaaattatgatacatgtaaaagtcataaaaaacaacaaactatAATATAAGCATGCATGGACATTTTATTTGcttatatcaattaaaaaatcaatatcagaTATATCAGGCGCAAGTAATTTTCGAAAAGGTAAACAAAGGGAAATTAACATGAATATAATTAACCATTAAAAGTGGAAATACTAgtgaaaaaaatcttgaaaggTAATGTAATCAggaataaccccccccccccccatccccaccCCGACCCCCTACAAAAAGAcgacaaattaaataaaacaaaatcaagaaacaaAAACCCTTGCCTGATATATCTGATTCATTTGGCACATGATTTAAAAAGTgagtaaaaaataaagattcatCAGATGAATGTCTTACAAAAATGATCACAGATATTAAAAAGTCTTGATGAAAGACTGTGAGGTATCTGTTGATGTTTCTACACTCAAATCAAAAACTGGTCATCCTTGCCCTGACTAAGATTCGGCCGTGAGATTACAGGAAGAGGGAAGGACCCTCCAAGCACAGGTCACCGGAAGTGACAAACATTTCCGGTCCAAAGAAATTGTCCGTGTTCAGAAGAGCGTCACACGACAAGTCTTTCGAGAACTTTTTATTGTCCACAGTTCGTGATGTGATCGCttcttctttgattttctggaatttgaaaaaaaagagaaagggTAAACTAATATAATCATTTACGAAAACATTAATCAATGTCAAGATAACATTATCGAGACTAAGCAAATAAGTAAActacatttatatttaacagCTTGCAAGTagaataatttttagaagatTATTTCATATCGGTATAACTTGGAAAAACTATATtatctttaaaagtaaaacggttCTATGTGTATATAAGTCATTATAAATGTTCATAGATACTCTGATAAAAGATAACTTCCTTGAAAACGCAAAAGACGAACCTTTGAGGTAGATTCTGTCCTGAGCTCAGCAGATCCCTTTTGGGTCAGTTTTTCGTTGGTGTGTTCGTTATCATCCAAGGTATCAGATTGTGTCTGCTTTCCCCTGGCCAGGATCCTCATGATTCTGGACACGTAAGGCGGGGGACTCGCAGggttttttctggttttcggtGGAATTATGATACGTTTGACTGTCTTCTGtttcaagtaaaaaaatataacacaattCTTTTTATAACGGTATCAATTTAAAAGcacagaaagagagaaagagagagagagagagagagagagagagagagagagagagagagagagagagaagtagTTGTAGTTACTGTAGTACCTTGCCACCAGTCTGTTCTGTGGATAGTTGTTCACTTGTATGACCATGGTTCTGACCCCTCATCTTTTTCTTTGTTCTGCCACCACTGTCACTTTCCTCAGTCTCTAGCTTTCTTTTTGCAACAACGTTCTTGTAGCCACTGTTTTCAAAGTGATTAACTCCACCAACCTGAGAAAACGTGGTAAATGTTCTATGAATTTTGAACTTATTAAACTATAAGAGAAAATTATTACTGGGCTTCAATTAATGGGTTTTTATAGAAACTTTAATCAACATACCCTTTCTGCTGCTCTGAGAGCCATCAGTCTGGAAAGGGTTTGGTTTGTCTGGGCCTCCATTGGCTTTACATGCATAAGCACGGGTTGGGGGACCAGACTCCAtggctcctaaaacacaaagtCAGTGTTACTTTTCTAAAGAAATAGCCtcaatataaataaattcatttaaatttaaatattgaaataaaaagtcAATAAAGGAATGACTTGTTATGATTTTCTGTACTTACGAGCTGATTTGTTGGCGAATTCTGGTAGTGGTCGCCAGTTGCCACGTGGTTTGTGGTGGCTATACCGATTGGTGGCTGTTGTTTGTCGACATTAGGAGATGTCGAAGATCCTTGTGGGGCTTCCTTGGCCTTTGATTTGTAGTTTTTCCGTCGTCTTTCGGTATTTTTCTTGTTCTTAGGACAGATTCGGTCGGAGGCAATGACTGCATATGGTCTGAATTGTCCGTTTTGAATATTGTTGTATGATTCTGTGTTGACAATTGACTGAGTGTGTCCATAGAACATGGCTCTTTGAGCGTAATGCTGGGGTTGTTCACGAGGGACCTGAGGAGTGACTGTCTGTAGAGACAAAGAGCCCTGAATTTGAGGAACAATGTTTCTCTGTGTAGCAGTCCTACTCAGGCTAATTACCTCCTGGGTGCCATGAGTTTGGAAATTCTGAAATGAATGATTGTCAGTcagtttaattctttatttcttcaaatgtaAAATGCAATAAGgatattaaacaaatgtttgaatacgTTGATATGATGTACCTGTAGTGTTGGTCTGCTTTCTGCTTGGCAGTAGGGCCAATAGCCGACATTGCTAGGCTTTGTAATTGATCTATGGCTGTGGCGGGCAAAGACCGTGGAACTGATGAACTGCTGAATCTGTTCAACACTCAACACTTGGTTAgcctaaacattaaaatcaccATATTAACTTTTAAAAGCCAATTTCTTCCAAAGATTAGAAATTGtgaatgtatatgtacatgcatatagcTTTGGAAATAATTTAAGGTAATTTcgccagaaaaaaaatatcaaatagatGAAGAAGAATTGAAGTACATACAGTACAGAATAACGACGTATGCCGGACAGATAGGAGGGTGAAGAAGAGAAGATAGTTAGGTCTGATTTTATTCTTACTTACTTCCTACAccaatagttttttttacataagaataaatCTGAGACCTCCATAAGAGTCCCGGAGGTTGGGGGAGTAGTCAGGAAGCCCATCTCTGGCCTCTCGTAAATAACGGAGGCAGCTTCCGGGGCCAACCACTGCTCATCCATTCTCTTCTGGAATAAAAAGGACCATCCGTTAATTTATAGAACGGAAAACATGTATTTTGCCATGTTATTTATGAATGATCattttgttggggtttttttcttttatataaaaagttgattcacatatatattttaattgtattgatgtattaaattttcaaatacaataCGATGTAAAGTTTCGCTTAGTTTATCGTTcggttgtttattttttgaaatgcatattgtttatgaaaattcaaCTGTTCAAATTCTGTGTTCAGGCCGATTATTTATTATGAATTGTTATGAACTATATCGCAATCATTCAATgattacatttcttttttcaaaaatcttgaaTTTTTAACTAAAGTGTATTTTTACTTCACATTTCTGGCAGTAGAAATGGTTGCTAAGCAGCCATTTTGAATGAGTAAACCAActaaagtaaaataattatttgattttaaagctcatgtacctaacacgaaattttgtaaaaatgctAATAAGTTTTCAATCAagtgttttatatacatgtactttgttttttataaattgtgtaTGAAAGATATGTTTCTTTCATAGGATGAACCTACATCTTGTTACTTTGCCAAATCGAATGCTTCCCATTCGgcttttctaaaatttgatgCCTAGACGACAAAATATACACTATTTTGCCGTAGGctataaatgaataaacatgaaCTTTACCCTCTTAGATGAATAGCTGTTCATTTCTGTCGCTTTCTGAAGTCTTTCGATACAGTAATTCTCAGAAAAATTTCGCTCTGCGAAAAACGCGTCTTGCCTCAACATCTGATGCTGAAACACTGGTGATGTAACCAAAACACAACGCAAGCCTTGGCAATCATGACGTCATCAGTTTAACGATATCCAATGAACGTTAACATGCTAAAAATACAATTCTAATTTTGGAGCACGgaatctcccttttgaaaaaaaaagaaaaatattaggcctaaatatttttgaaaaatgttcttaTTCTGATTACACATGTACAGGATTCgagaaaataaatctatttaattATAACCATATAATCTTTAACGTTAGAATAAAGAGTTTGGCTTACTTAAAGAtataatacattattttataagatatgaattcaatatttattgcagagagagagagagagagagagagagagagagagagagagtgttacatgtatgtacgtaTTGTGTAATTGTAAAACAGCAACACCTTATTGTTTAGGGATATGGATATCAATCGTTATCAAGATGTTTGgcaaatagaaccattttaattaacaagaccttggactttcagtaggatgtaacgatctatttcttgcgtcaaaacaagttaaaatgacactggtttaaagcgaaatatacaccgattgcgtagtcttcgctCAAAATCccgacaaatcttgttgatttcaaaaagccatggctgagtggcctacaatgaaatagacaggccttcgtcacattgccgtttgactcaactacccaaagtccaaactCTTGTTAAAATCGTTCTACTATGAAACGGGAATAGAAAATACCAACAGAACAGTAAATGCACCTTAATATTAGcgacaatacatgtacatgtactttatacacATGAGTCAGTATTGGGCAGAAGAAATTCACTTTCTTGACATAATACTCAATGCAACTTTACACGAGCAGCAAGAATATATGGCTTAGGAATGGAGGTCTAACcttttttcaagatatttgacGAGCTATAAAAATACTGGGGTGGGAATGACTCGGGGGACTtaacaagaaaaagaaaactacCAAACTACAGTCATGTACTACGTGTATCTAAACATAAGCAACGAGAAAGTATGAGGTTTAAAGGTGTAGATCTCAACCTTTCTTTTTACACGTACAATGTAGTCACCAACAGGTTATCAGTCCTAGgactgatacggatccgtatcacacaccttgcggaactcctctgcattttttttttgtttcggaatttatacatgtttttatgcaaaggtaaaacaaaacattttgttacAGTCGGACATTTTTAAGagcagttgaaaacttcaaatatatggcatgtcaaacgttgcatcttttccatttgtattctataattttccattcgtattgtataatttcatatttgtattctataattttccatttttctgtattatttcttatttgtattctataattttacatttgttctgtattatttcttatttgtattctataattttacatttgcattgtataaaattcatttgtattgtataatttttcgtttgtattgtataattttctttttgtattctataatttcatttgtattgtataattttgtatttgtattccgtgattttccatttgtattctgtaaatttcatttgtattgaataatttttcatttgtattctataattctCCATCTGTGTTCTATAATATTCCATTTGCATTGAAATTCAATGattgaataaattgaaattcatccccaattGAACTTAAACTTCAAACtggtatggtttttttttcaactaaagTTAACACAATGGTTGACTAGACATGCTTTGATATATCACTGTTGTTATAAAGGTACCCACTCTGACTAAAATACCCACACAGAGTATTACTAGTATCTAAGCTGCTTTAACACATATTTTATGCCCATATTCTTTACGGAAACCATATCCAAGATTGAACCTTATACCTCTAACGAATTTGATTCAAGTATATTATATCAACTATATTTTTACCATTACCAAagtaatcaaaaattaatcatgattACAGGTCCCTTTTAAAGagtaatcgattaaattacgATTACTTGTAATCATAAAAATGGATGATTACTCATGATTACTCAGCAACCTGTATATATAATCGATTACAGCTGATAAGGATTACTTATAATTACGATTACCCAATCTTGAATAGGCACGTAATCTgtcattcaaactttttttactaaaagagGTTTCGTTTCCAGTGTGGCAGAAACTGGTtaagtggttctagagaagttGAATATGTGAATTTGTTGCAGACTGCTATATGCCGGACGACGAATAATCAGAAAATCTTACTTCAgctcaaatataaactaaacCGGCAAAATGGTATGTAAATGGATATATTTCTAAATCACATAGCGAATCGTTAATTCCAGAGTCAGCCCAACGAACcatattgaacatattttcagtaaaatattaGTTATAGTTCCCCAAAAcaggcaaaatatttcataaatgagaaatacagaaaattataaaataaacaagcaAAAGTCTAAATTTTAATAGTTACAGTACAGTATCGACTGTCATATATATTGGTAGTTATAAGTATAAAATTGGTAAAATTAGATTCTAATTTATGTACTTTTTGTGAAAATGTTTGGGAAACAATATATCACTTATTATGGGATTGTCCAAACGTGCAACAATTACTTGGAACTCAAAGGCAATTATTAGAATATACTTTGATTCTATCTTTGGTGATAATGAAAGTACAATGTAGATAGTTTGAAGTCAAAAGTGTTCAATATACTGatcaatatgataaaaaatacatataaagagGCAGATATTAGAAAATCACTTGATAGTAAATTGTATAAAGTATTACAATTCTTTTCAAACGAATTATGTTCTCCTTCGTTTCACTCATCCGAACATAAAGTATTTCTATTCtaagtattttataaataacaacaacacaGGTATTAGAGTGAGTGAGCTGTCAACCAGTTTATTCGCCGTAATATACAATCAGCACGCGACTTTAATAGCGATGAACTGGAATTAGGCCCAATAATTCTATATTTccaaatatatctacaaaatacaatgtaaactttatatataaatacacatcAAGTATACTTCATCATACGCACATGTCCctataaacaaatcaaaaaaatCGTGTTCGAAAGGGTTGATTGCTCTTCGATGACCTGTCTATACCTGATCGGTTCTATATATACTACAGCCAAACAACTACTTGTATAACTGCGCTAAAAGAAGTAGTCCGTGAAAAATACAACTTACAGAAATTTATACAAGTGAGATGGATAGGCTCAATACTGACTGTGCAAAATCTATCCCTTTGATAAATCACActagatctctctctctctctctctctctctctctctctctctctctctctctctctctctctctctctctctctctaaaagtGCTTTCTGAATTcagaaatgtaatttatatttctttaagtaaaatttcatgatGTATTCAGTGTTGATGCAATTGTTTCGTAGCAATGTTTACAATATTCTGTATCCTGATGTATGCAGAGACAATTGTTtcaccaatatatatatatatatatatatatatatatatatatatagagagagagagagagagagagagagagagagagagatgaacgTGATACACTAATTGCCATCTTAGCTAAAACGCTAGTGGTAAACAATAATCTTTTTCTAATGCTGGAAATACACGTATCAATGGCACTGGTTGTATTGCAGATATCCTAATCATGCTAGTCTATTGCCTTAGGAGTATCGTTAAATCCCTGTGATAGTTCGCGTATAATGAATTTCACTGTTTTCCGATATATGTTATCCATGTTGGCCGAATAGCGATCCCCAAGCGTTTCCTTGACGGCGATCAAAAATGGCTCCTCTAtcctctaaaaaataaaaatgtgcaatAAGATAACAAAGTTAATCATATCCAAATATACAATACATGCTTATATTGTCGGGTATTTAGAAAATAACTTTATTCAAGTATTACATTGTACTATCACCAATATTGCGTGAgcatttactttttttgttaTCTTAATTGACCTCGtccacaaaatttaatgttcatcaaGTGAGAAGCATGATAAATGTACTGCCA containing:
- the LOC117688911 gene encoding uncharacterized protein, whose amino-acid sequence is MLRQDAFFAERNFSENYCIERLQKATEMNSYSSKRKRMDEQWLAPEAASVIYERPEMGFLTTPPTSGTLMEANQVLSVEQIQQFISSTVFARHSHRSITKPSNVGYWPYCQAESRPTLQNFQTHGTQEVISLSRTATQRNIVPQIQGSLSLQTVTPQVPREQPQHYAQRAMFYGHTQSIVNTESYNNIQNGQFRPYAVIASDRICPKNKKNTERRRKNYKSKAKEAPQGSSTSPNVDKQQPPIGIATTNHVATGDHYQNSPTNQLEPWSLVPQPVLMHVKPMEAQTNQTLSRLMALRAAERVGGVNHFENSGYKNVVAKRKLETEESDSGGRTKKKMRGQNHGHTSEQLSTEQTGGKKTVKRIIIPPKTRKNPASPPPYVSRIMRILARGKQTQSDTLDDNEHTNEKLTQKGSAELRTESTSKKIKEEAITSRTVDNKKFSKDLSCDALLNTDNFFGPEMFVTSGDLCLEGPSLFL